The Thermomonospora curvata DSM 43183 DNA segment GGAAGGTGCGGGCGGTCTTGTCCGGGTCGTTGTAGTAGCCGAGCGGGACGTGGCCGCTGCGGGCGACGTAGCCGATCTCCTCGCTGCCGGGCGGGAGCGGTTTGAGGTCGGCGTCCACCACGGTCACGTGCGGGCTGGGCGCCAGGCGCATCAGCCCGTCGTCGCCGACGGTGATGTTGCCGTCGACGCCGGATTCGGAGGCCCCGAAGCCGTTGTTGATGTGGATGCCGGGCAGCAGTTCGGCGAACTCCTCCTGGACGCTGCGCGACAGGATCGCCCCGCCCGAGCCCAGCACCTTCCAGGAGCTGAGGTCGTAGTCGGCGCCGTGGGCGCGGATCGCGTCGACCAGCGGCCGGGCCATGGCGTCGCCGACCATCGCGACGATCATGGGCTTCTCCCGGTCGACCAGCCGCAGCACCTCCAGGGCGTCGAAGCGGCGCAGCAAGATCACCACCGCCCCGCCGTACAGCGCGCTCAGCAGCGTGTAGGAGGCCGCGCCGTGCATCAGCGGCATGGTGATCAGGTAGGACAGGGGGAAGCCGTTCTTGGCGCCCTCGGCCAGGGCCTCCGGGGACAGGTACGGGTCGCCGTAGTGGTTTCCGCCCTTGGTGGCGGCCATGTAGAAGTCCTCGTGCCGCCACACCACGCCCTTGGGCAGCCCGGTGGTGCCGCCGGTGTAGACGATGAAGCGGTCGTCGGCGGTGCGCTCATCGGCCAGCGGCGGGTCCTCCGGGCGGCCTTCGAAGGCGGCTTCGAAGTCGGTCACGGTGAGGCGGCCGGGCCAGGAGGCGGGCTCCTGCGGCGCCTCGTCGCCGCGCACCACCCAGGCGTGGCGCAGTTTGGGGCAGTCCGCGGCCACCCGGGCGGCGGCGGGCGTGAACTCCTCGCCGATGACCAGGGCCACCAGGTCGGCGTCGGTGTACAGGTGGCGCAGCTCGCGGTCGGTGTAGCGGAAGTTGATGTTGATCGGCACCGCCCGGATCTTCAGGCAGGCCAGCATGGCCTCCACGTACTCGACCCCGTTGAGCATGTGGAGGCCGACGTGCTCGCCCGGGGCGATGCCGGCGTCCAGCAGGGCGTGTCCCAATGCGCTGGCGCGCCGGTCCAGTTCGGCATAGGTCAGCCTGCGCTCTCC contains these protein-coding regions:
- a CDS encoding acyl-CoA synthetase, which gives rise to MTLNLATLFEAVAAAVADRPAVVCGERRLTYAELDRRASALGHALLDAGIAPGEHVGLHMLNGVEYVEAMLACLKIRAVPININFRYTDRELRHLYTDADLVALVIGEEFTPAAARVAADCPKLRHAWVVRGDEAPQEPASWPGRLTVTDFEAAFEGRPEDPPLADERTADDRFIVYTGGTTGLPKGVVWRHEDFYMAATKGGNHYGDPYLSPEALAEGAKNGFPLSYLITMPLMHGAASYTLLSALYGGAVVILLRRFDALEVLRLVDREKPMIVAMVGDAMARPLVDAIRAHGADYDLSSWKVLGSGGAILSRSVQEEFAELLPGIHINNGFGASESGVDGNITVGDDGLMRLAPSPHVTVVDADLKPLPPGSEEIGYVARSGHVPLGYYNDPDKTARTFPVIDGVRWSILGDMAKVEADGTIVVLGRGSGCINTGGEKVFPEEVEQALKSHPAVMDALVAGVPDERFGERVAAVVELRAGAAAPTVEDLRAHCRTQLAGYKVPALITFTDAVVRSPSGKADYRWAKRVLTAAAEQTGSSHA